Proteins found in one Triticum urartu cultivar G1812 chromosome 4, Tu2.1, whole genome shotgun sequence genomic segment:
- the LOC125550827 gene encoding protein-tyrosine-phosphatase PTP1-like, which yields MDFISISKSVSPSSSLRNPTPPAARIAASAIPTLPLPFPEQPDPTCTVAASAFSPPQVKSSQKTPIQPPARAETVALYLYPVTRSTTATPTAPPSPPPAPSSKRRRKTDPAAGATGNSPLRGGGRGGSPASSAPRRSSPGLTGPQGGFDPLDPNADPPAWVLMPGQVKHCKTALKVLDKKLKKPAAIFDDFRGLPAIRTSLQSAQKFTVARSPANRERNRYTDVLAFDETRIKLQSSTGNQTSSNDYINASLIKYDDKDQTKFISTQGPLVNTFEDFWQMVFENSCPVIVMLTKFDIVKCDEYLPLSKGQGDYGRLNIKIMETRQDGELTLRSVKVQHNESDRVHTVLHIQHSTWPDHGVPDDSSTVRKILKRLYYVSKEHPVVAHCSAGIGRTGAYITIHNTVERILRGEQAATNLAETVGKFRSQRPGMVQTEEQYKFCYHAIADELKDLIRNSKH from the exons ATGGATTTCATCAGCATTTCAAAATCCGTCTCGCCATCTTCTTCCCTGCGAAACCCCACTCCGCCGGCGGCCCGCATCGCCGCGTCCGCCATTCCCACCCTCCCCCTCCCTTTCCCCGAACAACCAGACCCCACTTGCACCGTGGCGGCATCAGCATTCTCTCCTCCGCAAGTCAAGTCTTCTCAAAAAACCCCAATCCAACCACCGGCCAGGGCGGAAACCGTCGCACTTTATTTATACCCGGTCACGCGCTCCACCACGGCGACCCCGACGGCTCCCCCCTCCCCTCCGCCCGCTCCTAGCTCTAAGCGCCGCCGGAAGACTGACCCCGCCGCCGGAGCCACGGGGAACTCGCCGCTGCGCGGCGGCGGGAGAGGCGGctcgccggcctcctccgcccCGCGCCGCTCTTCGCCTGGGCTTACAGGGCCGCAGGGAGGGTTTGACCCGCTCGACCCCAACGCGGATCCGCCGGCCTGGGTCCTGATGCCGGGTCAGGTGAAGCACTGCAAGACGGCGCTCAAGGTGCTCGACAAAAAGCTCAAGAAGCCGGCCGCAATATTCGACGACTTTAGAGGCCTTCCG GCCATAAGAACATCGCTCCAGTCGGCTCAGAAGTTTACTGTGGCTCGAAGTCCTGCTAATAGGGAAAGGAACCGCTACACTGATGTCTTggcat TTGATGAAACCAGGATAAAGCTGCAGTCCTCAACAGGCAATCAGACTTCAAGTAACGATTACATCAATGCAAGCCTTATAAAG TATGATGACAAAGATCAGACAAAGTTCATTTCTACTCAAGGTCCGCTAGTCAATACATTCGAAGATTTTTGGCAGATGGTCTTTGAGAACAGCTGTCCTGTAATTGTCATGCTCACTAAATTTGACATTGTGAAG TGTGATGAGTATCTTCCACTGAGCAAGGGGCAAGGAGACTATGGAAGATTGAACATTAAAATCATGGAGACCAGACAAGATGGGGAATTAACATTGCGCAGTGTGAAGGTGCAACATAACGAG TCAGATAGAGTGCATACTGTTCTCCACATCCAGCACTCCACATGGCCTGACCATGGTGTGCCAGATGACAGCAGTACTGTACGGAAGATTCTAAAAAGATTATATTATGTTTCTAAAGAGCACCCAGTTGTTGCACATTGCAG TGCAGGCATTGGGAGAACTGGTGCTTACATTACAATCCATAATACAGTAGAGAGGATATTACGTGGTGAACAAGCTGCTACAAATCTTGCGGAAACTGTCGGGAAGTTTAGATCCCAGAGACCTGGCATGGTCCAAACAGAG GAGCAATACAAGTTCTGCTATCATGCAATTGCAGATGAGCTGAAAGATCTGATTAGGAATTCAAAGCACTGA